Part of the Neisseria brasiliensis genome is shown below.
TCATTTTTAAAACAAAGGTCTCAGGCCGTCTGAAATATTTACTTTCAGACGGCCTGAGACCTTTGTTTTAGTCAACATTACGCCGCTTGGCGGTGATAATGCCTTAAAGCATGCTCTTTCCGGCGACCGCTGCTGAAGGCCGATACGCGTTTGAGATAGCCGATGACGCGTGTGCCGTAGTCGATGTTGTGCGAACCGCAGTTGCTGCAGGCGTGTAAGGTGCGTTTGTCAATGTGGCCGCATTCGTTGCAGATGGTGATGCGCACGTTGACGCAGAAATAGTTGCAGCCGGTTTGTGCGGCAATATCAAGCAGCGATCGGTAGCCGCTTTTCGGCAGGGCTTCGTCTAAGTTCAAATGCAGGGCGGAGCCACCGTCGAGCCAATCGACCATTTCTTTGCCGTGCAGCAGGAATTTATCCAAGGCGTTGATTTCTTCGTCTTCCACCACATAGAAATAAGAGTTGTAGCAATCGCGGCTGACTTGATAGCCGTCGGCTTTGTCCCATTTGGCGTTTTTTACGCCGAGATTTTCCGCCGGCACGAATTCGGTATTGAACTTCACGCCGTAATGTTTGCTGGCGGCTTGATTGGCTTCAAAAATGGTTTTCAGACGGCCTTGCACAAACGCGACATAGTCTTCGTTGTAACCGACCTTGATGCCGTGAAACTCTGCCGCTTCGGCCATGCCGTTGATGCCGATGGTGAGAAACTGTTTATCCAGCGTGATAAAGCCTGCGTCATACACCGGCAACATGCCCGCGGCTTGGTATTCTTCCATCAACTTGCGGTAGGCATATTGGTATTGATGGATTTTCGCCACTTCCGCCGCCAAATCTCGCCCGTCTTGCTCCAAGCGGTTCATATTGATGGTGATGACGTTAATCGAACCGGTCGCCACGCCACCCGCGCCTAAGGTGTAGGAAAAGGTGCGGTCTTCGATGGCGTTGCGTAAGCGGCAGCACGAAGCCAGCGAATCAGGGTTATCCGATAAATACACGAAAAACGAATTGCCTTCTGCCAATTCCTGCGCCATTTCATCGGCAAACTGCGTGTCTTTGCACTTGCCTTCATCGGTGAGCATGGCAGCGGTAACGACAGGGAACGTCAACACGGCTTTGGTACGCTCTTGATTAAACCATTTCAGGAAAAAGTTTTGCAGCTTGGCCACACTGTGCCAATCGGGTTTGCTGAAATCGGGGAACACAAAATCGCCGAACATCGCTTCAAAATAATATTGGTCATACACCGAAATATTCCAAAACACACTTTGATAACCGCGTGCGGCAGCAGGCTGGTTGATGCTGTACACCACCTGCTGCAGATGATTGGCCACTTCATCAGCATGGGTTTGCAAATAATTGTCACCAAAATCACGGCGGGCAAAGTGATCGAAATAAGTCAGAAACTCCACCGTCGCCACCGCACCGGCAAATTGTGCACTGATGGCAAACACCAGATTCACGAAAGACCCGCAAAACGAAGCCAAATGCTTGGGTGCTTTCGATTCGCCGCCTAGCTTGGTCAGACCATCAAGCAAAAACGGATACAGCGTCACCGATACGCAATATGGTTTCAAGCTGGTTTCGTCATGCACATAAATTTCGTGCGCCTCGATTTGGCGGATGTATTCATCGGCTGCGCCCTGCCCGAACAATTCGGCAATCTTTCGTGACACCTGACTGCGGTTAATCTGCACGAAGAAATCTTTCATCAATTCCGCTTCCATCGTGGCGATGTTTTTCTGCGTGACATTGGCATTCGCGTCCATCTTCGAGCCATCGGCCGCATTGGCCGCGTGAATGTAGTCGTGCATAAAATTGAGCTTGCCGTTTAACTGATCGGGATGCAGCCGAATCATGTCGTTCTCCTAATAAAGTTGGTGAATAAGCAGCGGCGGTCAGGCCGTCTGAAAAAAGTTGGGGTGTGCCGGTGTGATGGCGAACGTTTTTTGCGGATGGTCTTTGATAAACCAGTGATTCAGCACTTCGCCTGTGTGTAAATCCGTGAACCGTTGATTGGTGGTCGGGCTGTCGAGTCCGCCCAATTCCCTCACCCAGCGGCCGGTTTTCAAATAATCCAAATGTTCAATCAGGCCGTCTGAAACCGCATTCAGCTCGGCACGTTCCAAACCGGTATAGAGACAGGTTTTCAATCCGGCGGATTGAACAAGCATTAAAAGCGGCAGCAATGATTCAGGCTGCCATTCACCACCCATAAACAACACGCAACTAATCAAGCCTTGATAGCGTTTCAGACGGCCTGCCAAATATTCGGCAGTTAACGCCTTGCCCAAACCGGCTTTCCAACTGTCGGCGCTATGGCAGCCCGGGCAGCGCAGTGGACAGCCCGCAATCAGGAATGCCAATGAAGTTTCATTCGGCACTTCCTGCCAGACGATGTGTTCGGTAGTAAAGGTGAGCGTTTGCATATTGGATGGTTAAATACTATATTTAGTGCGCATTTAATCACATTAATACCAAATATGGTATTTTTAAGTTTAAATCTGATTTTTGCTTAACATAGGAAATTTTTATAAGCATGATTTAACTTAACTAATTAATATAGAAAAAGGCCGTCTGAAACAATTGTTTCAGACGGCCTTTAATGTGCTTTTAAATTAGTGTTCCAAACTGTCGGTATTCACATGAATTGTGGCTTCGGTTTTGTCTTCCGGCAACACCAAGTTCAAAATCACCGCCATGATACCGCCGGCAGAAATCGAGTTTTGGAATAACACCGGCAGATTTTTAAACACTTCCGGCTCAAACGCCACGCCCAAACCGATGCCGACCGAAGTGGCTGCAATCACCGCTTCGCGACGGCGGATGCCGTTACTCACCAAAATGCGCACACCGGCAATCGCAATCAAACCGAACATCAACACCATCGCACCACCCAATACCGGACTCGGAATCGTAGTAAACGCGCGGCCAATCACGGGGAACAAGCCCAGCAAAATCAAAATTGCGGCAATGTATTTGCCCACATGGCGCGAAGCCACACCGGTCATTTGAATCACGCCGTTGTTTTGTGCAAACGTGGTCAGCGGCAACGAACCCAACGCGGTCGCAATCACCGACACCAAACCATCGGCTAACACACCGCCGCGCAGGCGTTCGGTGTATTCAGGGCCTTCAATCGGTTTGTCCGACACCATTGCCGTAGCGGTTAAGTCGCCCACCGCTTCAAACACGCTCAACAAATAAATCGCACCGGCCACGATAAACGCGTGCCAATCAAACGCAAAGCCATATTTAAACGGCACCGGAATGGTAATCAGTGGCAGGTTTTGCAGCGCGGAAAAATCCACTTTGCCCAAAAACAGCGCCACGATATAGCCTACAATCAAGCCCACGGCAATGCCGCTCATGCGCAACAGCGGGTTTTTCATACAGTTAAACAGCAACACGATAAACAACACCAGCGATGCCAAGCCCAGATTTTCCATCGAGCCGAATGTACCGTCCGCCTTGGCACCGAAGCCGCCGCCGAAATCGGTAATGCCGACGTGAATCAGGCTCAAACCGATCAACATCACCACCACGCCGCTCACAGTCGGCGTAATCACTTTTTTCAAATAAGGCAGCAGCCACGCAGAAAAACACACCAAAAACGCACCAACAAACGACACGCCCAACAGAGTCGAAATCATCGCGCTCTCAGTCAGGCCGCCCTCTTTCATGCCTGTACCCAAGGCAATCATCACGGTCACAAACGAAAAGTTGACCGACTGAATCGACAGCATACCCGAGCCAATCGGCCCGAAGCGGTTTACCTGCAAATAAGTGCCGATGCCGGAAGCCACCATCGCCATCGACACCAAATAAGCGGTCATTTCCACCGGCAGATTCAACGCACCGCCGACAATCAGTGCAGGCGTAATCATCGGCACAAAAATCGCCAGCAAGTGCGTAATGGCACTCAACAAAGCATTCATAAAAGGCGGTTTGTCTTCCAAACCATACACCAAATCAGGCGATTGAGCCTGTTTGTCCGTCACGTGCGCCATATCCATCCTTTAAAGTTAGTAATAAACAGATAATTTTTGTAAGGGCGAAATTGTATACAAGCTTTGACATTTGGGCAATTTTTCAGACGACCCGCAAGGTGTAATGGCATGTAATCGCAACACTGGCTAAATAATTGACTCAATTTGTTTTCTGATGCATCAATATTGGCAATTGATTGTTTGAGATTCTCAAATGATTCCGCCGTCACAAGATAAGTTTAGATGCATAGGAAGGATGCCAATATAAAGGCCGTCTGAAAGCCTATTACTTTCAGACGGCATAAGTACGTTTTTGAAGATTTAACACTTTTTAGCCTTGACACAAAAAAGCCCCAAATTCACAAGCAATTATATGTTTTTAATAAATTTATTCGTTAAAACCGCCCTAACACACCCATCCATTGCACGACCGTCTGTTTAAGCAGTGTTTCACAGCAACAACAAAGTAAGCTACAATCGCCGACATAACCGACCTCATCATTATCGAATAAAGGTTTCATTATGTTAAAAGGTAGCTTGGTTGCCCTGATTACCCCGATGAATCAAGACGGCAGCATTAATTTCGAACACCTGAAAAGCCTGATTGACTGGCACATCGACAACGGCACCGACGGCATCGTGGCAGTCGGCACCACCGGCGAGAGCGCAACATTAGATGTTGACGAACACTTGGCCGTGATTGAAGCCACGGTGAAACACGTCAACAAGCGTGTGCCTGTGATTGCCGGCACCGGCGCCAACAACACCGCCGAAGCCATCGCTTTATCGAAAGCCGCCGAAAAAGTCGGCGCCGATTACAGCTTGTCGGTGGTTCCTTATTACAACAAACCTTCACAAGAAGGCATCTACCAACATTTCAAAGCCATTGCTGAAGCCACTTCGATTCCGATGATTATTTATAATGTTCCGGGACGCACCGTGGTAAACATGACGAATGAAACCATTCTGCGCCTAGCCGAACTCCCAAACATTGTCGGTGTCAAAGAAGCCAGCGGCGACATCGGCCGCGACATCGAGCTGATTAACAACGCACCGGAAGGCTTTACCGTATTGTCGGGCGACGATCCGACCGGCATGGCCTTTATGCTCTCGGGCGGCCACGGTGTAATTACCGTTGCAGCCAACGTTGCACCAAAATTATTTGCCGATATTTGCCGTGCCTCATTGGCCGGCGACATTGCGGCGGCACGTCAACTCAATAACCAACTGATTCCAATCTACAACACCATGTTCTGCGAACCAAGCCCTGCCGCACCGAAATGGGCTGCCGCAGCATTGGGTAAATGTGAAGCGCATGTTCGCCTGCCTTTGGTTGCCCTGACTGAAGACGGTCAAGCCAAAGTACGCCGCGCATTGGAAGCAGCCAAACTGATTTAACCTCACAGGAAACCGAGATGACTTACCTCAAACCGATAGCCGTGGCTATCGCCCTGATTAGCCTGACCGCCTGCTCTAGCGGCAAAAAAGAGCAACCTAAGCTGGATTACCAAAGCCAAACACGCAAAATCGTGAATTTGGAAGTACCGCCTGACTTGACCAATCCGGATCAAGGCAATCTGTACAACCTGCCTGCGGGTAATGGTGCCGTGCGTGCAACCGAACTCGACAACCGCCGCAGCCGCACCCAAGCCACGCAGCAACCGGCCAACCAAGCCGTATTGCAATCGGTAAAAGGCGTGAGCTTAGAGCGCGACGGCAGCCAACGCTGGGTAGTGGTTGACGGCAAACAGCCGGCCGAATTGTGGCCATTGCTGAAAGCCTTCTGGCAAGAAAACGGCTTCGACATCAAATCGGAAGAGCCTGCCATCGGCCAAATGGAAACCGAATGGGCGGAAAACCGCGCCAAAATTCCGCAAGACACTTTACGCCGCTTGTTTGACAAAGTCGGCTTAGGCGGCATTTATTCAACCAGCGAACGCGATAAATTCATTATCCGCGTTGAAAAAGGCAAAAACGGCACCACCGATGTCTTCTTCGCCCACAAAGGCATGGAAGAAGTGTATGGCGACAAAAACAAAGACACCACCATGTGGCAGCCGCGCCCGAACGACCCGAATTTAGAAGCCGCTTTCTTGGCACGTTTCATGCAATATTTGGGCATGGACGAAAAGCAAGCTGAAAACGCTTTGGGTCAAAGCGTGGCACCACGCGCCAATGCCGGTGATTTGGCCAAAGTGGAAGGCCAAACCCTGCTGCTCAATGGCGACTACGACCGCAACTGGCGCCGCACCGCGCTGGCACTGGATCGCATCGGTCTGACCGTATTGGGTCAAAACGCCGAACGCCACGCCTTCTTGGTACAACAAGCGCCAACCGAAAGCGAAGCTGTGAAAAATCAAAAACCGGGCATGTTCAGCCGCTGGTTTGGAAAAGGCAAAAAAGCCGAAACCAAACAAGTGCAATACCCTGAGCTGATTGTTTACGTTGAGCCGGCGAATAATGGCGCACGCATCAGCCTGTTGAACAAAGACGGCAGCAGCTACAAAGGCAGCGATGCCTCCACCCTGATTGGTCGCCTGCATTCAGAATTACGTTAAACCATTCGTTCAAATGGATTAAACCGCTTTTGAATTCAATATTCAAAAGCGGTTTTGTTTGTCTATAGCAAGGACATCGGAAATGCAAATAGTTTCAGACGGCCTTCTGTATCCGCTATAATACGGCATTTCATTCTGCGGCAAGCCGGCTCATGAACCAACGCAAAACCTACCTACTCTGCATCGTCTTTTTTACCCTGCTGTTTATGGCCTTGGTGCTGCTGGGCAGCTATCTGCTTTCCATCGGCAGCAAACAATTTGCCGTGGCCGCATTTTTATTCGCATTTGCTGCCATCTTCGGCCAAATTGCCAGCTTGGCACTTTATCTGCGTTTAAAAGCCAAGATGCAATATATGCAGATGCAGGTGCAAGACAATCAAGGAAAAAACCATGTTTGACAAAATCGTTTTGGCCAGCGGCAATGCCGGCAAACTCAAAGAATTTTCCCGCTTGTTTGCCGAACACAATATCGACATCCTGCCGCAATCGCAATTTGACACACCCGAATGCCCCGAGCCATATTTCACCTTTATTGAAAACGCACTGACCAAAGCGCGCCACGCCGCCAAACACAGCGGCTTGCCCGCTTTGGCCGACGACAGCGGCATTTGTGCCAATGCTTTAGGTGGCGCACCGGGCGTATTGTCTGCCCGTTATGCCGGAGCCGACCCAAAATCCGATGCCGCCAACAACGCCAAGCTCTCTGCCGACTTGGCCGATAAAGCCGACCAAAGCTGCTATTACGTGTGCGTGTTGGTCTTCGTACGCCACGAACACGACCCGCAACCGATTATCGCCGAAGGCATTTGGCGCGGCCAATGGCAGCAACAACCCTCCGGCAGCAACGGTTTCGGCTACGACCCGCATTTTTACCTACCCGAACACGGCTGCACCGCCGCCGAACTCGCGCCTGAAGTCAAAAATGCTGTCAGCCACCGCGGCTTAGCGTTGCAAGAATTGCTCAAAAAAATCCAAGCCGCCATCTAATCCATTCAAACAAGCCGTCTGAAAGCTTTCAGACGGCCGCACACACTCCACACCATGACCCCAATCACCTTCAACCAAGCAGGCCAACTCACCGCTCTGCCGCCTTTATCGCTCTACATCCATATCCCGTGGTGCATCAAAAAATGTCCGTATTGCGATTTTAATTCACACAATATTTCGCGTTATCAACCACTTGCCACCATCACGCCCAAGCAAACTGCCCCAAGTGGTTTGCCCGAAGATGCTTATGTCGATGCCTTACTGGCCGATTTGCAAACCGAATTGCCCAATATTTGGGGGCGGCCGGTCGAAACCATTTTCTTTGGCGGCGGCACACCGAGCCTGTTCAGCGCGCAAGCCATCGACAGACTACTGAGCGGCGTACGTTCACTGGTGCGATTGCAGCCCAATGCAGAAATCACGCTCGAAGCCAATCCTGGCACATTTGAAATTGAAAAATTTCAAGGCTTTAAAGAAGCCGGCATTACCCGCCTTTCTATTGGCGTGCAAAGTTTCAACGACGAAATGCTGACCCGCTTAGGCCGCGTGCACAACAGCCGCGAAGCTTTAACCGCCATCGATACTGCCTTGAATTTATTTGATAAAGTCAATATCGATTTAATGTATGCGCTGCCAAACCAAACCGTTCAGACGGCCTTAAACGATGTCCGCACCGCCATCGCCACCGGCGCGAGCCACATCAGCGCCTACCACCTTACCATGGAACCGAACACCGCTTTCGGCCACACACCACCGCAGGGGCTGCCGAGCGATGAAAACGCTTTAGACATCGAAGATGCCGTGCATGCCGCGTTGGAGCACGCCGGTTTTATCCATTACGAAACCTCTGCCTTTGCCCGCGCCGGTATGCAGTGTCGCCATAATCTCAATTATTGGCAATTCGGCGACTACATCGGCATCGGCGCGGGTGCGCACGGCAAAATTTCCTATGCCGACCGGATCGAGCGCACCACACGCCGCCGCCATCCCAACGATTACCTTACCGCCATGCAAAGCAATCCGACTGATGGCATCGAGCGAAAAACCATTCAGCGCGATGATTTGGCCTTTGAATTCATGATGAACATCCTACGCCTGACCGACGGCGTGCCCGCGGCCATGCTGCAGCAGCGCACCGGCATCTCAACCGCCCACATCATGCCGCAAATCGAAACCGCGCGCCAAAAAGGCTTGCTCGAGCCTGACCCGACCGTATTAAAACCCACCGCACAAGGCCGCCTGTTTTTAAATGATTTATTGCAATGTTTTTTGTAGATAATTGATAAAACAAGATAAAGGCCGTCTGAAATTTATCCTTAAATTTTTTCAGACGGCCTTGATTCAAAACAGGCCGTCTGAAACGCAGTCAACCTCACCGCCCAGCTTCCTAAGCCACGCAAAATTTTGTATCATAACAGCCTATTCCAACTGCTTTTTTTCAGGAGAAACATCATGGCGAAAACCATCATTCACACCGACAACGCCCCTGCCGCCATCGGCGCTTACAGCCAAGCCGTGCGCGCGGGCGATACTGTTTACATGAGCGGCCAAATCCCGCTTGACCCGGCCACCATGCAAGTAGTCGGCGACGGCGATTTCCGTGCCGAAGCGGTGCAAGTGTTTAAAAACCTGCAAGCCGTAGCAGAAGCGGCTGGCGGCTCTTTGAGCGACATCGTTAAAGTCAACGCCTATCTGACCGACTTGGGCAACTTCGCCATTTTCAACGAAGTGATGGCCGAATTCATCCCCGAGCCGTTCCCAGCCCGCGCCGCCGTCGGCATCGCCAGCCTGCCTAAAGGTGTGCAGGTTGAAGCCGAAGCGGTATTGGTGTTAAACGCGTAAACTATTTATTTCAAAAATAAAGGCCGTCTGAAACGGCCTCAAGCAATATTGTTTTCAGACGGCCTATTTTTCTGTAGGCCGTCTGAAATCCCACATCAGGAATCAAAATCAACATGGCGCATTATGCAATCGGCGACATCCAAGGCTGCTACGACGAGCTTTCGGTTTTGCTGCAAAAAATCGACTTCAACCACGGCACGGATACCCTGTGGCTCACCGGCGACATCGTCAACCGCGGCCCCAAATCCTTGGAATCGCTGCAATTTGCTATGCAACATCCCGACAGCGTTCAAATCATTCTCGGCAACCACGATTTCCACCTGCTTGCCGTCGGCTATGGTTACGGCACCACCAAACGCAGCGACACCATCACCCCTATTCTGAATCACCCCGACAGCCGCAAAATGCTCGACTGGCTGCGTCATCAGCCCTTGATGATCCGCAACGACAGCCATGTGATGGTGCATGCCGGCATCCTGCCGCAATGGTCGGTTGCCCAAGCCGAAGAATTGGCACGTGAAGCCGAAGCCGAATTGCAAGGCAGCAAATACGAAAAGTTCTTTGCCAAAATGTATGGCAACACCCCAATCGCATGGGACGAAAATTTAAGCGGTTACAGCCGTTTGCGCTTTATCGTCAACGTGTTCAGCCGAATGCGCGCGCTCACTTATCAAAATGAACTCGATTTCGATTTCAAAGCCACGCTCGACAAAATGCCGATTTACCTGCGCCCATGGTTCCGCGTCCCCAACCGCCAAAACCTGAGCCATAAAATCGTGTTCGGCCATTGGTCGTCACTCGGCTACATGAACACCGACGGCATCATCTCGCTCGACACCGGCGCATTGTGGGGCGGCGAACTCACCGCCATCAACCTCGACACGGAAGTCGTGACCCAAATTCCCGCCATCAACGGCTTGGATTGGCGTACCGCCTTGAAAAAAGATTAAAAATTTGGTCGTTTCGAATAGAAGTTAAGACAACGGCAACCGTCGTAACACTCACGACATAAGGGTTCTGATAACGCTGTATGATTTTTATTTTGGACGGCGATAAAAGGCCTGAGACCTTTGCAAAACGCCTTCAAAAAACTGACACACACAAAGCTGACGTCATTCCCGCGTAGGCGGGAATCCATCGAAATATTTAAGAAACCTATTTTATTTAATGGCTTACCATGCTTAAAAATGGATTCCCGACTACGCGGGAATAACGTCGGTTTTGTTTTACGCTGGCTTTGGAAAGAGTTTTGCAAAGTGCCCAGGCCGTCTGAAAAATCTCGCTTCAGACGGCCTTTATTTTACCCATACAAAATTAAACATTTTCTGCTTTCCCCATCAGTCTTGCCGCTGCTTTTATTTTCATTGACATCTTCACGACAGCAATAAATTTATATAAATAATTGAATTATATAAATTTATCTTCCT
Proteins encoded:
- a CDS encoding RidA family protein — protein: MAKTIIHTDNAPAAIGAYSQAVRAGDTVYMSGQIPLDPATMQVVGDGDFRAEAVQVFKNLQAVAEAAGGSLSDIVKVNAYLTDLGNFAIFNEVMAEFIPEPFPARAAVGIASLPKGVQVEAEAVLVLNA
- the nrdD gene encoding anaerobic ribonucleoside-triphosphate reductase; its protein translation is MIRLHPDQLNGKLNFMHDYIHAANAADGSKMDANANVTQKNIATMEAELMKDFFVQINRSQVSRKIAELFGQGAADEYIRQIEAHEIYVHDETSLKPYCVSVTLYPFLLDGLTKLGGESKAPKHLASFCGSFVNLVFAISAQFAGAVATVEFLTYFDHFARRDFGDNYLQTHADEVANHLQQVVYSINQPAAARGYQSVFWNISVYDQYYFEAMFGDFVFPDFSKPDWHSVAKLQNFFLKWFNQERTKAVLTFPVVTAAMLTDEGKCKDTQFADEMAQELAEGNSFFVYLSDNPDSLASCCRLRNAIEDRTFSYTLGAGGVATGSINVITINMNRLEQDGRDLAAEVAKIHQYQYAYRKLMEEYQAAGMLPVYDAGFITLDKQFLTIGINGMAEAAEFHGIKVGYNEDYVAFVQGRLKTIFEANQAASKHYGVKFNTEFVPAENLGVKNAKWDKADGYQVSRDCYNSYFYVVEDEEINALDKFLLHGKEMVDWLDGGSALHLNLDEALPKSGYRSLLDIAAQTGCNYFCVNVRITICNECGHIDKRTLHACSNCGSHNIDYGTRVIGYLKRVSAFSSGRRKEHALRHYHRQAA
- the nrdG gene encoding anaerobic ribonucleoside-triphosphate reductase activating protein; this encodes MQTLTFTTEHIVWQEVPNETSLAFLIAGCPLRCPGCHSADSWKAGLGKALTAEYLAGRLKRYQGLISCVLFMGGEWQPESLLPLLMLVQSAGLKTCLYTGLERAELNAVSDGLIEHLDYLKTGRWVRELGGLDSPTTNQRFTDLHTGEVLNHWFIKDHPQKTFAITPAHPNFFQTA
- the rdgB gene encoding RdgB/HAM1 family non-canonical purine NTP pyrophosphatase, which gives rise to MFDKIVLASGNAGKLKEFSRLFAEHNIDILPQSQFDTPECPEPYFTFIENALTKARHAAKHSGLPALADDSGICANALGGAPGVLSARYAGADPKSDAANNAKLSADLADKADQSCYYVCVLVFVRHEHDPQPIIAEGIWRGQWQQQPSGSNGFGYDPHFYLPEHGCTAAELAPEVKNAVSHRGLALQELLKKIQAAI
- the hemW gene encoding radical SAM family heme chaperone HemW, producing the protein MTPITFNQAGQLTALPPLSLYIHIPWCIKKCPYCDFNSHNISRYQPLATITPKQTAPSGLPEDAYVDALLADLQTELPNIWGRPVETIFFGGGTPSLFSAQAIDRLLSGVRSLVRLQPNAEITLEANPGTFEIEKFQGFKEAGITRLSIGVQSFNDEMLTRLGRVHNSREALTAIDTALNLFDKVNIDLMYALPNQTVQTALNDVRTAIATGASHISAYHLTMEPNTAFGHTPPQGLPSDENALDIEDAVHAALEHAGFIHYETSAFARAGMQCRHNLNYWQFGDYIGIGAGAHGKISYADRIERTTRRRHPNDYLTAMQSNPTDGIERKTIQRDDLAFEFMMNILRLTDGVPAAMLQQRTGISTAHIMPQIETARQKGLLEPDPTVLKPTAQGRLFLNDLLQCFL
- the bamC gene encoding outer membrane protein assembly factor BamC: MTYLKPIAVAIALISLTACSSGKKEQPKLDYQSQTRKIVNLEVPPDLTNPDQGNLYNLPAGNGAVRATELDNRRSRTQATQQPANQAVLQSVKGVSLERDGSQRWVVVDGKQPAELWPLLKAFWQENGFDIKSEEPAIGQMETEWAENRAKIPQDTLRRLFDKVGLGGIYSTSERDKFIIRVEKGKNGTTDVFFAHKGMEEVYGDKNKDTTMWQPRPNDPNLEAAFLARFMQYLGMDEKQAENALGQSVAPRANAGDLAKVEGQTLLLNGDYDRNWRRTALALDRIGLTVLGQNAERHAFLVQQAPTESEAVKNQKPGMFSRWFGKGKKAETKQVQYPELIVYVEPANNGARISLLNKDGSSYKGSDASTLIGRLHSELR
- a CDS encoding symmetrical bis(5'-nucleosyl)-tetraphosphatase, whose translation is MAHYAIGDIQGCYDELSVLLQKIDFNHGTDTLWLTGDIVNRGPKSLESLQFAMQHPDSVQIILGNHDFHLLAVGYGYGTTKRSDTITPILNHPDSRKMLDWLRHQPLMIRNDSHVMVHAGILPQWSVAQAEELAREAEAELQGSKYEKFFAKMYGNTPIAWDENLSGYSRLRFIVNVFSRMRALTYQNELDFDFKATLDKMPIYLRPWFRVPNRQNLSHKIVFGHWSSLGYMNTDGIISLDTGALWGGELTAINLDTEVVTQIPAINGLDWRTALKKD
- the dapA gene encoding 4-hydroxy-tetrahydrodipicolinate synthase; protein product: MLKGSLVALITPMNQDGSINFEHLKSLIDWHIDNGTDGIVAVGTTGESATLDVDEHLAVIEATVKHVNKRVPVIAGTGANNTAEAIALSKAAEKVGADYSLSVVPYYNKPSQEGIYQHFKAIAEATSIPMIIYNVPGRTVVNMTNETILRLAELPNIVGVKEASGDIGRDIELINNAPEGFTVLSGDDPTGMAFMLSGGHGVITVAANVAPKLFADICRASLAGDIAAARQLNNQLIPIYNTMFCEPSPAAPKWAAAALGKCEAHVRLPLVALTEDGQAKVRRALEAAKLI
- a CDS encoding NGO_0222 family membrane protein, with protein sequence MNQRKTYLLCIVFFTLLFMALVLLGSYLLSIGSKQFAVAAFLFAFAAIFGQIASLALYLRLKAKMQYMQMQVQDNQGKNHV
- a CDS encoding nucleobase:cation symporter-2 family protein, which translates into the protein MAHVTDKQAQSPDLVYGLEDKPPFMNALLSAITHLLAIFVPMITPALIVGGALNLPVEMTAYLVSMAMVASGIGTYLQVNRFGPIGSGMLSIQSVNFSFVTVMIALGTGMKEGGLTESAMISTLLGVSFVGAFLVCFSAWLLPYLKKVITPTVSGVVVMLIGLSLIHVGITDFGGGFGAKADGTFGSMENLGLASLVLFIVLLFNCMKNPLLRMSGIAVGLIVGYIVALFLGKVDFSALQNLPLITIPVPFKYGFAFDWHAFIVAGAIYLLSVFEAVGDLTATAMVSDKPIEGPEYTERLRGGVLADGLVSVIATALGSLPLTTFAQNNGVIQMTGVASRHVGKYIAAILILLGLFPVIGRAFTTIPSPVLGGAMVLMFGLIAIAGVRILVSNGIRRREAVIAATSVGIGLGVAFEPEVFKNLPVLFQNSISAGGIMAVILNLVLPEDKTEATIHVNTDSLEH